Below is a window of Oryza brachyantha chromosome 10, ObraRS2, whole genome shotgun sequence DNA.
cttccccgccgccgtcattGCCTGCCCTTAGGCCCTCCACCGCTGGTGTGGCCACCGGCCGtcgactcctcctcctccttccccgctGCCTGCCCTCAGGCCCGCCGTTGCCGGCGTGGCCGCCGGCTGTCTGGCCAGCTGTTGCCGCGAGCTCTAAGGCCCTGGCGCACGCGCTGCCTCCGCCACCGGCGCCACGCGTCATCCTCCTTCCATGTCGTCGGCGCCGTGCGTTCCCCCTCTGGCCCGCCGCGGCCTCACGCCCTCCGCCAACGCCACGCGTCGCTACtgctaccgccgccgccgtcgcgcacAACCTGAGTaaagccccgccgccgccgtcatggCAGCCGGCCGGCTTTGCCGGCGGCCGCTCGGGCAGCGGCGAGGTAGGGAGGAGAGGCCGGgggagggcggtggcggctagggtttcACCCAAGCTGCCCTAGGGAGCGACGCGGGCGATGGGTTCCGTCACAATGAAACtgttttcatttcatatttaaacttaGAGCAATCTTGTTAGAACAATCTTGATATAATACATTTCTATATACTCCACGTCATAAATCATAACttataaagaaataaatgcTAGACTTCACTCTTGAAATACAAACGCTACTAATTCACATCTAAACTTAATACTACTCATCTCTCATTATGTCTTGAGTGTTTTGTAGAAACCATCACTCTCTTATTTCATTTACTTATTTGCCACGTCACATTCTATCCTATgtgataacttattttattctataaatattatcctaattaTTGCATTGAGGATGCCGTTATGATTGGCACTGAAAAATTGCCCACATCATCCGAGGGCACTTGAAAAAACAGACAATGCAACATTCCAGCAGGCATAGCGAATCCATGAAAGTAAAAGAGAGCAGACAACCAATTAGAACAAACAAAATTGCCATCAAGATTATCTTTTACATGTTAGATGTGAAAAGGGAAAATTCTTTGTGTGTTTATGTTGTATGTACACCTAATCCACAAGCGACCCCCTGTCGACCTTCGACAACATGGCAAACCAAATGAACCACTTCAGTTTTTATGGCTCTGGTATACATAAACCACCTCAATTTTATGGGACTGTAGTATATATGAACCACCTCAGTTTCTATGCCACTCTGGCATATGAATTGATATACGTTCCTCTTCCGCCACATTGAAAAAGAATTTGCCTCAGTCTCTATGGCACTCTGGTATATGAGTTGATACTTGATAGATGTTCCTCCTCTTCAGCCACATTGAAAAAGAATCTGCTTGAGGTATATGAAGGATCAGTTAATAAATTATGACAAATATAGCAACAAAACCTGCTTTCAAAAACTAAAGAAAGTTACAAAGATGTGCAAGAACTCAGTGAAAAACGTTGTCAAAACATTCAACAGAATGAACCACTAAGAATATCTATCTGCTATATTGCAACTATATTATGGACGTTTGCAGCGGTAGGAGCACTACAATTATCCATCCGCTCACCTCCAGTGAAAAAGAAGCTGCTTTCCCCAGGATGATGTTCCAGGCATGAGCTGGGCATAGGTTAACCACACATCCTAATGTATTCGATGGCATGGTTTAATGAAACAATGGCTTGGCATActtggtaatatatatttttttcagtacATGCGAAAGCATGGGCATATAAGCAGTTTAACCTGCTATCTTGCTAGGACTCAAAATCTGTCTATGAATTACTTTTATCATATGGATACTCGTTTTTGAAAGAGTAGGAATGGATATAATACATCAGGATGATAGCTAGCTGAATACAGCATATGAAACAACACTTCCAAATAAACAGCTAGATATCTTTTTGGATCATGATGGTGGAGAAACTGTAAGAATGATAAATTTGTACCTGCCAGGTAAGCAAGGAACCAGTATGTGCTATGCTTCCTTCACCAGAGGAATAATTACATCCAGGTTTTGAGTGGTTTGCCACCCGTTCAAGTACATGGCATCTTTGTCTTCCAGATGAAGAtgaaaattcataatttttgaacaaCCAGGAGGTACACCCTCCATATGAGTTTCATCTTCTACAAGCTGTTCGATAAATGTTGTCTCCTGGAAGGACAAATTGTAATGTATATTAGATCACCAAACAAACCTGAAGGCATTCAAGGTGGTAGTTTAAGtcagaacaaaaatataaagggAAGACACCAGGTTTGGTTAACGCAACGCTggacaaaaattataaataccCCATCTGTCCAGAAATATAAGGCCATCTGGAGTTTGATTGTTGTTCAACAATATAAGATCCCACCACCtcctcatctcaaccaatcacaacacTTCCTTTCCTCAACTTTAATCCCTCCAAAAAGCTCCAAACATCCTTATATTGTTGGAAGGAGGAAATATAAGACTATAAATCGTTCCCACTTAACATGTTTTCACCAAACGGAATACGATTATAGTATTAAGTTATGGATGTATATAGGGGTATgagcaaaaaaagaaacaaaaaaggtTTGTGTTTGTGTAGGAAAGAGCTGAAAAGATTTTTGCACAAAAGTGTGATAGGTTGAATGTTACTGTCAAGAGTAAACGAATATGCAGTTTCTAGCTGAATCAATTGAAGATGTAGAATGCAACAAAGATGCGTTTAGTTTCCTGGATCAAGTGAAGAGAAATAAGCAGACCCATACCATAATAATTCACAccaaaaacaattttcctagtccatgcaaattaataatgctTGAtcagttgccaaaattttgatagtaCTGTATTAAAAGCATAAGGTAGGTACAACTATAAGTCAATTAGTAGGAAAAAGAAGCAACTTACTTGAAACCCCTCATTAGCAGTATCCAGCTGCCGTATGTAATTCCAGGCTTGATGACCCCTGTTCTTGGCGTCCCAAAGCATACTGCTGTTGAATGCAAACCCCGACATATCGACATGGAACCTTCCCCGCTTCTTGTTCCCATCTCTAGTGTGCCATCCCACAACCCTGTTCCCATCGCACACTGGTCCTTTCAGTATTGTCTTACTCTTCCCGGGTGCCAAGGTTGCCACAGGCCAGGTGCCAAAACTCCTACACGAGAATATTTGTTTCAGCGTTCACCAATGGGACACCAATGAGTTCCGTGTCTCCAAACGCCATTAACGAATTATTGTTGCGTAATCAAAATTGACTTGGATTTCGATCACGGTTTCAAGCAAGTAGTTAATTGGGTTGTGACgtcatgattggtacaccttaCCTTATGTCGCCAAGATGGTGGAAGAGGTCAAGCGAATAGACGTTGTCCTCGTCGGCGAAGTAGACGATGCCGTGGAGACGATGGTGCTCGATGTGGTCCAGCGCCGTGTTCCGCTGGCGTGCGCGGCGGTCTACGATCGGGCGCTCCTGTCTCCGcccacggcggcggggaggaggatcCTGGGGCGCGTCGGGGACAGGGGAGGACAGGTGGCGGTACATGACCCCGCAGCCACGGAGGAGTGCGGCCGTGTcgcgcgtggcggcgccggacTCGACGACGAGCCAGAGCAGCGGGGACGGCGCGAGGCGGAGCGTGTGCGCGAGGCGGCGCAGGTAGTAGGCCTGCAGCGGGCGGGCACGGGTCGGCGTCACGACCAGCAGCAGCTTCcgcttcgccgccaccgcgggaggccgctgctgcggctgcggctgcagAATCGTCGGCGTGGACGGGCTGTCGACGACGGTGCTCGCCGGGGGAGGGAGCGGGAGGTGGAGgtcgaggtggaggtggcggtgcGCGAAGGGGAAGAGGCCCGCGACGAAGCCGAGCAGGAAGCAGAGGAGGAAGCACGGCGCGGAGAtgggccgccgcggcgggcacGGCGTCACGGCCATCCGGTGGCTGGCGTGCGTGCGTGACTTGACTACGCGGCGCTCCGCTTCGTGATGGTGGCTGGCGCCATCGCTTTttgtgggaggaggaggaggtggaatTGGTCGCGGTGGCGTGAGGCGAGGTGGGGGGCGTCCAGGCGTCAGCCGTGGACGGAGTCGGAGGGAATGCGCCGCGGTGGCAGATGGATTGGGGCGTGGGAAGTTGTGCTTGCGGGTATTCTGGGGAAAGGTTCGGGGACGGGTACGCGGGGCTGTGGCCGAATGTCGGCGTCAGCTGCCGCGTGGAGCGGCTGAACACGCGAGACCGGTACAATAAATTTTCAAGGCAAGGAATTGAAGCGGTAGGATTGAAATGGTAACGATATTATCAAAActctaaactaaaatttaacaagcttatgtaaaaaaaatacattaaaaagtACTTGTTGTCAAACTTCTCTATTGAGCCGATACTCACCAGACGTGGATCCTACCACCCCACATTCTCGCTCCCCTCCAATTTTCCTATTAATCCAATAAATTGTTGTCTCTCCAACCAAGCAAGCACACATCTTTGTTGGTGATGCCACGATTAGTCAAAGGTTGTCATCCGTCATGCCTCCACCTCTTTAGCCACATGAGCCTACCGCCACCATCATTGTTGTCTTTGCCTCCTTCCCCTTTTCCCCATCATCGTCCACCTCTTTAATAACTAGCTCACAACATTGCCCGACTTCGCCTCCATCTTGCTAGGGTGTCGTTGCCATCACTAGTAAAGTAATGGTCATAGAGGCAAAAATGGATGAGCGTCTCCACCTATATGCTCGAAGATCCATAGTCATGACAAGGGAATCTGATAGGCCATCTAAGGTTAGCCATGTCAAAGCAGAGGATCATAGGGCAAGGCGTATCTGCGTATGAGATAGAGAATGCAAGGGGAACTGAGGCAAACTTGGGTGTTGAGGCCGATGGCCCAGCATGTCCCTTCGGCTTAGTGACCTATGACTCCACACCGTCACTATCCCCAAGCAACCTTGACCCCTCATCCGCAGTTGTTGGCAGCCTACGTCAGATAGTAAGTTTTAAAGAGAAGGTCGAAAGTGCTATTGTCACgtctagaaattcctcacacgaatttctgaacttaattgtgtattaaaatccctgtccaggaccagccagggtacacaaagagacaatgttgattacataaccatcgttcttataaacaactgaaaataacacttattcttgaaagtgcatctagcccctaaacgaagttttagaagattaatgacaatactagacaagcatgtgtgcgctaatgagttgtgattgcagagaagtttaagggatcaattcgattgaagAATTACGCGACTAACTTGATGCTTGTGTGACCCGGAGCGATGGTTCTA
It encodes the following:
- the LOC102714408 gene encoding probable glucuronosyltransferase Os10g0205300, which translates into the protein MAVTPCPPRRPISAPCFLLCFLLGFVAGLFPFAHRHLHLDLHLPLPPPASTVVDSPSTPTILQPQPQQRPPAVAAKRKLLLVVTPTRARPLQAYYLRRLAHTLRLAPSPLLWLVVESGAATRDTAALLRGCGVMYRHLSSPVPDAPQDPPPRRRGRRQERPIVDRRARQRNTALDHIEHHRLHGIVYFADEDNVYSLDLFHHLGDIRSFGTWPVATLAPGKSKTILKGPVCDGNRVVGWHTRDGNKKRGRFHVDMSGFAFNSSMLWDAKNRGHQAWNYIRQLDTANEGFQETTFIEQLVEDETHMEGVPPGCSKIMNFHLHLEDKDAMYLNGWQTTQNLDVIIPLVKEA